The Halomicronema hongdechloris C2206 genome includes a window with the following:
- a CDS encoding DUF1822 family protein, translating to MFDTTSDTTLLNPETILLELEDIQRASQNSQLAPTENLQWDLYLQGLAVLGLQRSLQNRLRTRAVDIEQSTLFEPGYAGLLNGTCGLAIGPFRACLIATESIIDGVVKIPQAAVELPEFIPHFCLVVEVIEEHEELIFRGVLRCDRFQDYRQSMNLEADDDWVYRVPLTLFEQEPSRLVFYAEQLDIATLSLPERDLATSSATMAVPELQQVLADVSMTDPLWQQLTWEQAAAILTSPALRAEFHCWQQPAQSDRQSQGLQTAVAAARQSVIDVGQWLESGLDEVAQSLGFLTGSQLQFASAMKSQPLSEVFEGAIATLREDGLLIPEVIRPLYRNVELEELDLCLCLLPYRSPVALETASDAAIDWSLLVIVGSQSDRLLPAGLQLKISREMDLLEAVDLEFEEVLVYSSVDARVGEVLNVEIIAPGETAFALPPLTYDAGES from the coding sequence ATGTTTGATACCACTAGCGACACTACACTTCTCAATCCTGAGACGATTCTTTTGGAGCTTGAGGACATTCAGCGGGCTAGCCAGAATAGTCAATTAGCCCCAACCGAGAATTTGCAGTGGGATCTCTACTTGCAAGGGTTGGCGGTTTTGGGTCTACAGCGATCGCTGCAAAACCGTCTGAGAACACGAGCGGTCGACATTGAACAGAGTACGCTTTTTGAACCTGGCTATGCGGGTTTGCTAAATGGGACTTGCGGCCTTGCCATTGGCCCCTTTAGGGCGTGCCTGATTGCCACGGAAAGCATTATCGATGGAGTGGTCAAGATTCCTCAAGCGGCGGTGGAGCTCCCTGAGTTTATCCCTCACTTCTGTCTAGTCGTAGAAGTGATTGAAGAACATGAGGAATTGATTTTTCGAGGTGTGCTGCGCTGCGATCGCTTTCAAGACTATCGACAATCGATGAACCTGGAAGCGGATGACGACTGGGTATATCGCGTACCCCTGACTCTCTTTGAACAGGAGCCCAGTCGCTTAGTGTTTTATGCTGAGCAGCTTGACATCGCAACTCTCTCATTGCCTGAGAGAGATTTAGCCACAAGTTCTGCCACTATGGCGGTGCCTGAGTTGCAGCAAGTTTTGGCAGACGTTTCTATGACCGATCCGCTCTGGCAACAGTTGACCTGGGAGCAGGCTGCCGCTATTTTGACATCACCAGCACTCCGGGCTGAATTTCATTGCTGGCAGCAGCCTGCCCAAAGTGATCGCCAAAGCCAAGGTCTTCAAACTGCGGTGGCTGCCGCCAGACAAAGCGTGATCGATGTCGGCCAGTGGTTAGAGTCGGGGCTGGATGAGGTGGCTCAAAGTCTCGGTTTCTTAACAGGAAGTCAATTGCAATTTGCCTCTGCTATGAAATCGCAGCCATTATCAGAAGTGTTTGAAGGGGCAATCGCCACATTACGGGAAGACGGATTGCTTATTCCCGAAGTTATTCGTCCCCTGTATCGGAATGTTGAACTAGAAGAACTTGATTTGTGTCTGTGTTTGCTGCCCTATCGGTCTCCGGTAGCATTAGAGACAGCCTCAGACGCTGCGATTGACTGGTCATTGCTGGTCATTGTGGGGTCTCAAAGCGATCGCCTGTTACCAGCGGGGCTACAGTTAAAAATCAGTCGGGAAATGGATCTCTTAGAGGCTGTTGATCTGGAATTCGAGGAAGTGCTGGTGTACAGCTCTGTAGATGCCCGAGTCGGAGAAGTCCTGAACGTGGAAATTATTGCTCCCGGTGAAACAGCGTTTGCCTTACCCCCGCTCACCTATGACGCGGGAGAGTCATAA
- a CDS encoding matrixin family metalloprotease, whose amino-acid sequence MGFKRSGIHEIDSLLKGKYWNDTGKPVTLTYSYDVTGKDGLNREQRDMIFEALNQWRKVANINFNWVPKGGDLRFKAEDIPGGNVDYKEAVDWWNPFSYGTNKLKHVNIKLGKNLITGKGNDFLEVALHEIGHAIGLKHPGRYDGDKSKGEGPFLAYSQDHNTNTVMSYNHAGSLAVTPMPYDIRAVQYLYGARSFNPFNTRYKFSTIHSYKSEDSRVEFRGRDDKVMKLTIWDSGGEDTLDFSKLAFAPDGYHLDIREGGILATKFNLEKDAFGQYYARDNTKDTKYSDHQYRAASIGTAIAYGTHIENAIGTSSFDEIIGNGRSNRIEGKGGNDIIKGGGGSDTVYGDSGNDRIYADGGHDKAYGGSGDDFIAGWYGNDYLSGGSGSDRIYGDDGHDTVYGGSGNDVIWGESDNPNLNRKFGAGNDKLYGGTGHDEIHGGKGNDLINGDSGNDKLYGNYGDDRIYAGRGDDKVYGSSGDDFIAGWYGDDYLSGGFGDDRIYADDGDDVVRGGFGDDIIWGESDNYKLNQKFVGGNDDLSGEYGHDKIYGGKGNDSVKGGAGNDRLYGQQDHDTIDGGRGEDYLSGGSGNDILVGGDDDDVLRGGTGADMFRFSSLRHGVDQIRDFTQAQGDKLQIVTSGFGGGLVLGLLDASQFVLGSVATNASDRFVYNQNTGSLAFDVDGSGSQAAVQFANLAIGLNLSAGDFVLV is encoded by the coding sequence ATGGGCTTCAAACGTTCTGGAATCCATGAAATCGATTCTTTATTAAAAGGAAAATACTGGAATGACACGGGTAAGCCCGTTACCCTCACCTACAGCTATGACGTGACCGGAAAAGACGGTCTAAACAGAGAGCAGAGAGACATGATCTTTGAAGCTCTAAACCAATGGCGAAAAGTAGCCAATATCAACTTCAACTGGGTGCCAAAGGGGGGGGATCTTCGATTTAAGGCAGAGGATATTCCGGGAGGAAATGTTGACTACAAGGAAGCTGTTGACTGGTGGAATCCCTTTAGCTACGGTACCAACAAGCTTAAGCACGTCAATATCAAGCTTGGGAAAAATTTAATCACGGGAAAAGGTAACGATTTCTTAGAAGTTGCTCTGCATGAAATCGGTCATGCTATTGGATTGAAGCATCCAGGCCGATATGACGGTGATAAAAGTAAGGGTGAAGGCCCATTTTTGGCTTATTCCCAAGACCACAATACCAATACTGTCATGTCTTACAACCACGCAGGCTCTCTTGCAGTTACCCCTATGCCCTACGACATCAGGGCAGTGCAGTACCTATATGGTGCTAGAAGTTTCAACCCATTTAATACCCGCTATAAATTCAGCACTATCCATAGTTATAAAAGCGAAGATTCCAGAGTGGAATTTCGGGGTCGCGATGACAAGGTCATGAAACTGACTATCTGGGATAGTGGTGGAGAAGATACTCTCGATTTTTCAAAGCTTGCTTTTGCTCCCGATGGATATCATCTTGATATTCGTGAAGGAGGAATTCTTGCCACCAAGTTCAACCTAGAAAAGGACGCATTTGGTCAGTATTACGCCAGAGACAATACTAAGGATACGAAATACAGCGACCATCAGTATCGGGCCGCAAGTATTGGCACGGCGATTGCCTACGGTACTCATATCGAGAACGCCATTGGTACTTCGAGCTTCGACGAAATCATTGGAAATGGACGTTCAAATCGTATAGAGGGTAAAGGCGGTAACGACATCATCAAAGGCGGTGGTGGTAGCGATACTGTATACGGTGACTCAGGCAATGATCGCATCTACGCTGACGGTGGTCATGACAAAGCCTATGGAGGTTCAGGAGATGACTTTATTGCCGGATGGTACGGCAATGACTATCTCAGCGGTGGTTCTGGCAGCGATCGCATCTATGGCGACGACGGTCATGATACAGTCTACGGCGGTTCAGGTAACGATGTAATTTGGGGTGAATCTGATAATCCTAATCTCAACCGCAAGTTTGGTGCTGGTAACGATAAGCTCTACGGTGGTACCGGCCATGATGAAATCCATGGTGGCAAAGGCAATGATTTAATTAACGGCGACTCTGGTAATGACAAACTCTACGGCAATTACGGCGACGACCGAATCTATGCCGGTCGTGGCGATGACAAAGTTTATGGTAGTTCAGGGGATGACTTTATCGCAGGCTGGTACGGCGACGATTATCTCAGCGGTGGATTTGGCGATGACCGCATTTATGCCGATGATGGTGACGATGTTGTCCGCGGTGGGTTTGGCGACGACATTATTTGGGGAGAGTCAGATAACTACAAGCTTAATCAGAAGTTTGTGGGGGGTAATGATGATTTGAGTGGCGAGTATGGTCACGACAAAATCTATGGTGGTAAAGGAAACGATAGTGTCAAGGGTGGTGCTGGCAATGACAGGCTATACGGCCAGCAAGATCATGACACCATTGATGGTGGTAGAGGCGAGGATTACCTGAGTGGCGGTTCTGGCAACGATATTCTGGTGGGCGGAGATGATGATGATGTGCTGAGAGGGGGAACTGGTGCTGATATGTTTCGCTTCTCCTCCCTTCGACACGGAGTTGACCAAATTCGAGACTTTACTCAGGCACAAGGTGACAAGCTACAGATTGTTACTAGTGGTTTTGGCGGTGGCTTAGTTTTAGGACTCTTAGATGCTAGTCAATTTGTTTTGGGTTCAGTTGCGACTAATGCGAGCGATCGCTTTGTTTACAACCAAAATACAGGTTCTCTCGCCTTTGATGTTGACGGTTCTGGCAGTCAAGCTGCTGTTCAATTTGCCAATCTAGCTATAGGGCTAAATTTAAGCGCCGGCGATTTCGTCCTTGTGTAA
- a CDS encoding transposase: protein MTEVSNGHVEGLNNKLKMLKRQMYGRAGLELLAKRFIMAT, encoded by the coding sequence ATGACAGAGGTTAGCAACGGCCACGTTGAAGGCCTGAACAACAAGCTGAAGATGCTGAAGCGACAGATGTACGGCAGGGCTGGCTTAGAGCTACTTGCCAAGCGATTCATTATGGCTACATGA
- a CDS encoding CHAT domain-containing protein: MPGFAQSIIPAADGTATIVTQDGERYIIDGGTLSGDGANLFHSFQELGLSANEIATFLSDPTIQNILSRVIGGDPSIIDGLLQVSGGNSNLFLMNPAGIVFGPNARLDLSGSFSATTATGIEFAEGWFDAIEAGDFTTLTGNPIAYRFGVGEPGAIVNAGTLAVEPGQGVSLVGGTVINTGTIEAPGGQITVTAVPGTSRVRLQQPGWVVALEVDVALLAESGASAIAPWDLPRLLTEGAPGIETGLVLAADGSVQLAESGVMVPSGGATSIVSGQLDAANRASGQTGGEIAVLGDRVGLVGAEVDASGDAGGGRVLVGGEFQGNGMLPNAERTYISEDSSIQADGGTTGDGGEVIVWADEVTRFYGGISAQGGNESGNGGFVEVSGAETLTFRGEVNTSAPNGEAGTLLLDPENIVIVDGAGTDDGQIIDGEILAGDGPSDTFTISEIALENLGSDTNVILEATNDITINDLTDDALAFSEGPGGSIIFNAGNDFIMLDIEGDSVFAGGILGEGDQIVAFDRNISISAGGDVIIGTINTLTPSAFPSTNDAGSINVSSENGSIAVNILDSRSPDGSGGEISLDAFGDITVNNAIFSLGVFDGVGGDVTITSRAGQISIPRLNTRGSASAGNIFVSALGDIAIDDTAAAPANASADNVGGNVEIFSEEGNIFIPDGISSSSSNGDAGDISIIGLNGFINIDTGEINSSSLNGEGGNILIQALGNITTSDVTSRIPVEDNNGLPNLGTGTAGDITIRSLAGSIDTTNQTNFAGIDARSNSGQGGNIILEAAGDIRTADVASWISITNNGSGTAGDILIRSLNGAVDTTAQVNDGVLANSNNGTAGSLTIEAAGDVRTGDIGASIADTNNGSGFAGTVTVRSANGSIDTRAGNVAARSQNGTAGSVTLEAENGSVFTSDIDVDGLTGGDLRIIAETAITTLELDTSGSTGSGGNVFLDPLEDVEVSFIDAQGGLAGVGGEVDITTGRFFRATGTFIDQNGIEASISSAGGQGGGPITIRHGGGLQGTSFDVGDATVNGTAGAITSAADNVIAPTQSFPTSYTQGNIRILTPSPNVVETQTQPAIPEVTDPESPAAKLVAQIETVLTSDVQTYFGRTGEDTPIKTLSVIQSELNRVEAQTGSVKPAVIYAFFVNSQIDTERLAEIVNKNPQPSGQVEESPDIQWRYSSDRQGTAYSTISPYVSQAEEVSEKLVLMVITADGPPKLFPTEVTFEQIDSAVQNLNAQLSQDFGSDRWEPHARSMHNYLIEPIETMLEDQGINNLLFVMDANLRHLPLAAFLPGNDNDDAISDLQSDAEIASRLRSTPLSLLKSADGRYLIEDYSVGLVPSMSLTDTRYRDVSQDPFLAMGTDDFSQSEDRLSALKGARTEIEFLETIWRGEVEVPDQAEFTIGNLQSLLQQQDFRIVHLATHAQFKDSEAHNSYIHFAGTERLFLDELPTTLDLHDIELLTLSACETALGDREAELGFAGLAYQAGAKSALASLVQVSDVGTAALMAQFYTNLSNAPIKAEALREAQLAMLNRRVYVQEGHIYGEGLEAGFPLQEPLTASSYQSFEHPYYWAWFTVVGSPW; the protein is encoded by the coding sequence TTGCCTGGCTTTGCTCAATCCATTATTCCGGCAGCGGATGGGACAGCCACGATCGTGACGCAGGATGGGGAGCGCTACATCATTGATGGCGGCACCTTGTCAGGTGATGGCGCGAATCTGTTCCATAGCTTTCAGGAACTGGGGCTGTCAGCGAATGAGATTGCCACGTTTTTGTCTGACCCGACGATTCAAAATATTCTGAGCCGGGTTATCGGAGGTGATCCGTCGATTATTGATGGGCTGTTACAGGTGTCGGGAGGTAACTCGAACCTGTTTTTGATGAATCCGGCGGGGATTGTATTTGGCCCAAATGCTCGGCTGGACTTGTCGGGGTCGTTTAGTGCGACAACAGCAACAGGCATTGAGTTTGCTGAAGGCTGGTTTGATGCCATTGAGGCAGGTGACTTTACGACCCTGACGGGAAACCCTATCGCGTATCGGTTTGGGGTGGGGGAACCGGGGGCGATCGTCAATGCCGGAACGCTGGCGGTTGAGCCTGGGCAGGGAGTGTCGCTGGTGGGCGGCACGGTGATCAATACGGGGACGATTGAAGCTCCGGGGGGACAAATCACGGTAACGGCGGTGCCAGGGACCAGTCGAGTGCGGTTGCAGCAGCCGGGATGGGTGGTGGCGCTGGAGGTGGATGTGGCGCTGCTGGCAGAAAGTGGCGCGTCGGCCATTGCCCCATGGGATTTGCCGAGGCTGCTGACCGAGGGAGCACCGGGCATCGAGACGGGATTGGTGTTGGCGGCGGATGGCTCGGTGCAGTTGGCGGAGTCCGGGGTGATGGTGCCGAGTGGAGGGGCGACGAGCATTGTGTCGGGGCAATTAGATGCGGCGAATAGAGCGTCGGGACAGACCGGGGGTGAAATTGCGGTTTTGGGCGATCGGGTTGGCTTAGTCGGTGCTGAGGTAGATGCATCGGGCGATGCGGGTGGTGGTCGTGTGCTGGTGGGGGGTGAGTTTCAGGGCAACGGGATGTTGCCAAATGCAGAGCGGACGTATATAAGTGAGGATTCGAGCATTCAGGCTGATGGAGGGACAACAGGTGATGGGGGCGAAGTGATCGTTTGGGCGGATGAGGTGACAAGATTTTATGGGGGGATTAGTGCCCAAGGTGGGAACGAATCGGGTAACGGTGGATTTGTCGAGGTATCAGGTGCAGAAACTCTGACGTTTCGAGGAGAAGTTAATACGAGTGCTCCAAACGGGGAAGCCGGGACGTTGCTACTAGACCCTGAAAATATTGTGATTGTCGATGGAGCGGGAACTGATGATGGTCAGATTATTGATGGCGAAATACTGGCTGGAGATGGTCCTAGTGATACCTTCACAATTTCAGAAATTGCTTTAGAAAATTTAGGGTCAGATACCAATGTCATTTTAGAAGCAACTAATGATATTACTATTAACGATTTGACCGATGATGCTTTAGCGTTTTCGGAAGGCCCTGGTGGTTCAATAATTTTTAACGCCGGCAATGATTTTATAATGCTTGATATAGAAGGAGATAGCGTTTTTGCAGGAGGCATTTTAGGAGAAGGTGATCAAATCGTTGCCTTTGATCGCAACATTTCAATTTCTGCTGGTGGAGATGTAATTATTGGTACGATAAATACGCTTACTCCTTCAGCTTTTCCTTCAACTAATGATGCTGGTTCTATCAATGTTAGTTCTGAAAATGGAAGTATTGCTGTAAATATATTAGACAGTCGGTCTCCTGATGGAAGCGGAGGTGAGATATCACTTGATGCATTTGGTGACATTACTGTCAATAACGCAATATTTTCACTCGGAGTTTTTGATGGAGTTGGAGGAGACGTCACTATAACTAGCCGAGCTGGTCAAATAAGCATCCCCCGCCTTAATACCCGTGGAAGTGCATCTGCTGGAAATATATTTGTTTCTGCACTTGGTGATATTGCAATTGATGATACTGCTGCTGCACCAGCTAATGCTTCAGCAGATAATGTCGGTGGCAACGTCGAAATCTTCAGTGAAGAGGGAAATATATTCATCCCAGATGGTATTTCCTCAAGTTCCAGTAATGGCGATGCTGGCGATATATCTATTATTGGCCTTAATGGATTTATTAATATTGATACAGGAGAAATAAATTCAAGTTCTCTGAACGGTGAAGGCGGCAATATACTAATACAAGCTTTGGGAAATATTACAACTTCTGACGTCACTTCTCGAATCCCTGTCGAAGACAATAACGGTCTCCCAAATCTAGGCACTGGCACTGCAGGTGATATCACAATCAGAAGTCTTGCAGGTTCGATTGACACAACTAATCAAACCAACTTTGCAGGCATTGATGCGCGATCTAACAGCGGGCAGGGAGGCAACATTATTCTCGAAGCTGCAGGGGATATCAGAACGGCTGATGTGGCTTCGTGGATTAGCATCACTAACAACGGCAGCGGCACAGCAGGCGACATTTTGATCAGGAGTTTGAATGGGGCTGTCGATACCACTGCTCAGGTCAATGATGGGGTCTTGGCTAACTCCAATAACGGCACCGCAGGCAGCTTAACCATTGAAGCGGCAGGCGATGTCCGAACAGGTGATATTGGCGCTTCCATTGCAGATACCAATAACGGTAGTGGCTTTGCAGGTACGGTGACCGTCAGAAGCGCAAACGGATCAATCGACACGAGGGCCGGTAATGTCGCTGCTCGCAGTCAAAACGGCACTGCTGGCAGCGTCACCCTTGAAGCCGAGAATGGCAGCGTCTTCACGAGTGATATTGATGTTGATGGTTTAACTGGAGGTGACCTCAGAATCATTGCCGAAACCGCGATTACCACTCTGGAGCTCGATACGAGCGGCTCCACTGGCAGCGGCGGCAATGTCTTCCTAGATCCGTTAGAAGACGTAGAGGTCTCATTTATTGATGCTCAAGGGGGACTGGCAGGTGTTGGCGGCGAAGTTGATATCACTACCGGGCGTTTCTTTCGCGCTACTGGCACCTTCATCGACCAAAATGGTATTGAAGCAAGCATTTCTAGTGCTGGAGGCCAAGGTGGCGGGCCGATCACCATTCGTCATGGAGGTGGCTTACAGGGAACTTCCTTTGACGTTGGCGATGCCACTGTTAATGGCACTGCCGGAGCAATCACTTCCGCTGCTGATAACGTCATTGCGCCCACTCAGTCTTTCCCCACGTCTTACACGCAGGGCAATATCCGCATCCTCACCCCTTCCCCCAACGTGGTTGAAACTCAAACCCAGCCTGCTATCCCAGAGGTGACAGATCCTGAGTCTCCAGCCGCCAAACTGGTGGCGCAAATAGAGACAGTTCTCACCTCAGATGTTCAAACCTACTTTGGACGCACAGGCGAAGATACGCCGATCAAAACCCTCAGCGTGATCCAAAGTGAACTCAACCGGGTAGAGGCACAAACCGGTTCCGTAAAACCAGCGGTGATTTATGCCTTTTTTGTGAATTCTCAAATTGATACCGAGAGGCTTGCCGAAATTGTCAACAAGAATCCTCAACCTTCCGGGCAAGTGGAAGAATCGCCTGATATCCAATGGCGATACTCTTCTGACCGACAAGGCACCGCTTACTCTACCATTAGCCCCTATGTCTCTCAAGCGGAAGAAGTCTCTGAAAAATTGGTGTTAATGGTCATCACTGCCGATGGTCCGCCAAAACTGTTCCCTACCGAGGTTACCTTTGAGCAAATTGATTCTGCTGTACAAAATCTCAATGCTCAACTGAGTCAGGATTTTGGCAGCGATCGCTGGGAACCCCATGCCCGCTCCATGCATAACTATTTGATTGAGCCCATCGAAACCATGCTTGAAGATCAGGGCATCAACAACTTACTCTTCGTCATGGACGCCAATCTCCGGCATCTTCCTTTAGCGGCTTTCCTCCCAGGTAATGATAATGATGATGCGATCAGCGATTTGCAAAGTGATGCAGAAATCGCCAGCAGACTCCGCTCAACTCCGTTGTCGCTGCTCAAGAGTGCTGATGGTCGCTACCTAATCGAAGATTACAGCGTCGGCTTAGTCCCTAGTATGAGTCTGACCGATACTCGCTATCGAGATGTCAGCCAAGATCCCTTTCTGGCGATGGGAACCGATGATTTCTCTCAATCCGAAGATCGGCTCAGTGCTTTGAAGGGAGCTCGTACCGAAATTGAGTTCCTAGAAACCATCTGGCGTGGAGAAGTCGAAGTACCTGATCAGGCAGAGTTCACGATCGGCAACTTACAGTCCTTGTTGCAGCAGCAAGATTTTCGCATCGTTCACTTGGCAACCCATGCTCAGTTCAAAGACAGTGAAGCCCATAATTCGTACATTCACTTCGCGGGAACGGAGCGGCTGTTTCTAGATGAGTTGCCTACGACATTAGACTTGCATGACATTGAGCTTCTAACCCTGAGCGCCTGTGAAACAGCCCTCGGCGACAGAGAAGCTGAACTGGGATTTGCTGGGCTAGCATATCAAGCCGGTGCCAAGTCAGCACTAGCTAGCCTAGTACAAGTTTCAGACGTGGGCACGGCAGCACTGATGGCTCAGTTTTATACCAACCTCAGTAATGCCCCCATCAAGGCTGAAGCCTTGCGAGAGGCCCAACTTGCTATGTTAAACAGGCGAGTCTATGTCCAAGAGGGGCACATCTATGGTGAGGGGTTAGAAGCGGGTTTTCCGCTTCAGGAACCTCTAACAGCCTCTAGCTATCAAAGCTTTGAGCATCCCTATTATTGGGCTTGGTTTACCGTAGTCGGCAGCCCCTGGTAG
- a CDS encoding CHAT domain-containing protein — protein sequence MTRSGTFSVRPNGDPSAAVRNAEDILTTTFLDWLGAGDTRSIERQLQTALLEVSQTSEEESSMPLGVNVFLACGDSRLQQLPWEAWARRLVPQGLPSNSIRVIRTARDDPQGLAGQPPPESLKKPRVLAIVAEDNHLDVDGDWEIIRGLRPVADVKKAKWLPEDAPHVITRKVFEAIADDRGWDVLFFTGHSSDQENTSGTFKLTPMVSLSVNDIREHLETAQRQGLRLAVFNSCSGLAIAQSLTRSGIQAIVMREKIHDDAAQEFLTQFCQRLREYQDAHTAMMQTCEVLRSAENIKFPSAHLVPSLFSPPRVLPYRIKSYVWRQQMRKWLPTKRELTTAGAVLLLGAVPVVQDVLVEVRVALQAVYRDITQQVPVMAEDAVPPVHLIAIDQRALDMAGITEAEPMPQAFIAELVDEVSLYQPKTIGIGYLLDDPDAGSSQLLDTMREVSREQGSWFVVPTSSDRNLEVFDELQQLEVSLRSDANFYTWDVDTPDDSDLEELCPFGYLMALSHSLNASPATANITSFRQKVDQAVGDQEIENVGNDFCKSVIALTNTVLAENEQSRSFIHQNKSFLGWQSIIDFSLPPSFFYQRTLASNLLEESSSDADTTAQSSDQVFIIGSGDYADAEDNYSPPLAIEYWWCLSLNRPNTQDSNQGTRQSCAYQPRSFSSSEFHAYMTSQLLQRHQVRVVPNYLMTGLAIFLGKGTVLALQKQPRAKRKKLIRTAFFAITGYGLLSLQLYVSVPVLLPVLFPLTVLLNYLGPITRRIF from the coding sequence GTGACTCGTAGCGGTACCTTTTCGGTACGTCCTAATGGCGATCCGTCAGCGGCGGTCAGGAATGCTGAGGATATACTGACCACGACTTTTCTAGATTGGCTGGGTGCTGGGGATACTCGCTCAATCGAGCGACAGTTGCAAACGGCCTTACTGGAGGTTTCTCAAACCAGTGAGGAAGAGTCCTCCATGCCGTTGGGTGTGAATGTTTTTCTGGCCTGTGGAGATAGCCGCTTGCAGCAACTCCCTTGGGAAGCATGGGCCAGAAGGCTCGTACCCCAGGGATTGCCGTCCAACTCAATTCGGGTGATTCGCACAGCGAGGGATGACCCTCAAGGATTAGCCGGACAGCCGCCACCGGAATCGCTCAAAAAGCCAAGAGTTTTAGCCATTGTGGCTGAGGATAATCACCTAGACGTAGATGGGGATTGGGAAATCATCCGAGGCTTGCGCCCGGTTGCCGATGTCAAAAAAGCCAAGTGGTTGCCAGAGGATGCGCCCCATGTCATTACTCGCAAGGTATTTGAGGCGATCGCGGATGATCGCGGATGGGACGTTCTCTTCTTTACTGGCCATAGCAGTGACCAGGAAAATACCAGTGGCACGTTTAAGTTAACGCCGATGGTCAGTCTGTCAGTCAATGACATTCGAGAGCATTTGGAAACAGCCCAGCGTCAGGGGCTAAGGCTAGCAGTGTTCAATTCCTGTTCAGGATTGGCGATCGCCCAGTCGCTGACTCGGTCAGGTATTCAAGCGATCGTGATGCGGGAGAAGATTCACGATGATGCAGCTCAGGAATTTCTGACCCAGTTTTGTCAGCGGCTCCGAGAGTATCAAGATGCCCACACAGCAATGATGCAGACCTGCGAGGTGCTAAGGTCGGCAGAGAATATCAAGTTTCCGTCGGCTCATCTGGTGCCGTCATTATTCAGCCCACCAAGGGTGCTGCCGTACCGCATCAAGTCGTACGTTTGGCGGCAGCAGATGAGGAAGTGGTTACCCACCAAGCGGGAGCTAACCACTGCGGGAGCGGTGCTGCTGTTAGGTGCCGTACCCGTTGTTCAAGATGTGCTAGTTGAAGTGCGTGTTGCACTACAGGCAGTTTATCGAGACATAACCCAACAAGTTCCAGTAATGGCTGAAGATGCTGTACCGCCCGTCCATTTAATCGCGATAGATCAACGGGCGTTAGATATGGCTGGTATTACCGAAGCGGAACCGATGCCCCAAGCTTTTATCGCCGAGCTAGTTGATGAAGTCTCCCTTTATCAGCCGAAAACGATTGGCATTGGATATTTATTAGATGATCCTGATGCAGGTTCTTCTCAACTGCTCGACACCATGAGAGAAGTGTCACGAGAGCAGGGTAGCTGGTTCGTCGTACCAACAAGTTCAGACCGGAACCTTGAGGTATTCGATGAGCTACAACAACTGGAAGTCAGTCTAAGAAGTGACGCTAACTTCTACACATGGGATGTTGACACCCCAGACGATAGCGATTTAGAGGAGCTGTGCCCTTTCGGCTATTTGATGGCCTTATCACACAGTCTAAATGCCAGTCCTGCGACGGCAAATATAACAAGTTTCAGGCAAAAAGTGGATCAGGCGGTCGGCGATCAAGAGATTGAAAATGTTGGTAATGATTTTTGTAAGAGTGTGATCGCCTTAACCAATACTGTACTGGCCGAAAACGAACAATCAAGAAGCTTCATACATCAGAATAAATCTTTTTTGGGTTGGCAATCTATTATCGATTTTTCGCTACCACCTAGTTTTTTTTATCAAAGAACATTGGCCTCTAATTTACTGGAAGAGAGTTCATCGGATGCTGACACAACTGCGCAATCTTCTGATCAGGTTTTCATCATTGGCTCTGGTGACTATGCCGATGCCGAAGATAACTATTCGCCACCATTGGCTATAGAGTATTGGTGGTGTTTATCACTTAATCGACCTAATACCCAGGACTCAAACCAGGGGACACGACAAAGCTGTGCATATCAGCCCAGGTCTTTCAGTAGCTCAGAATTCCATGCCTATATGACCTCTCAACTCTTGCAGCGACACCAGGTTAGAGTTGTACCCAACTATTTAATGACGGGATTAGCCATCTTTTTGGGCAAAGGCACTGTTTTAGCGCTACAGAAACAGCCACGGGCGAAACGCAAAAAATTGATTCGCACTGCTTTCTTCGCGATCACTGGCTATGGATTACTCAGCCTACAGCTTTATGTTTCGGTGCCCGTTTTGCTGCCGGTTCTATTCCCTTTGACTGTTTTACTGAACTACTTAGGACCTATTACCCGGAGGATATTCTGA